The Mucilaginibacter rubeus genomic interval AGAGCAAATTGACGACAAATTTGACTTCGTAGTATCGCGCGCCGTTACCCAATTAAAAGATTTTTATCCCTGGGTAAAAGGTAAGTTTAACAAAGAATCTAACAATAAATTGCCCAACGGAATCCTTTATTTAAAAGGAGGCGACCTTGATCAGGAGATCAAAGAATCGGGTTTAAAAGTTGTTCAATATCATCTGAAAGATTACTTTAAAGAAGAGTTTTTTGAAACCAAACAGGTGATTTACGTGAAGGGGTAATACCCTTTTTTTGTTATGCTGAGTGGCTGTAAAGTATACAAAGGCTAAGGATTTTCACGGAAAATCCTTAGCCTTTGTTAATTATAGGGCTTGAAGATTGCTGTCATCCTGAGCGATAGCAAAGGATCTTCATTGATATCCACAACCGCTATACAGGCGAAAAAACTCCTCCGTTTTTGTTCCTGATTCAATTAAAATAGGGTGTCATGCTGAGCCTGTCGAAAACATAGTGGGGTGGCCTCTGCGCGCGCCCTTCGACAAGCTCAGGAGGACAGTCCCTCTGCACCCGGTCTAATTTTATTTTCAAAAGTTGATGGATTTTAGCCGCACTAAATGCAACTAATCCACTCCTTTTTTATATCAAATGATCGTGGTGTTGGTTATCAGTGCGTGACGCAGCCCAGAAAACAAATCCCAGGAAAAACAAAGCACCACCTGCAAAAACAGGTAGTTTAAAAGTCCATCCGCCATTTACTCCTAAGGTAATAATTGAACTGCCCGAACTATCTACAGCGTTGATAGTATGGTGATAGAAGAAGTTGCCTGCAATGAGCATCACAATGCCCACAATTGCTAAAATGATACCAAACCTTTTCATATTATCAAGTTTAAAAATTGAATAAATCAGGTTACCGGTAAGGCTCAGGAAGTATAATTGGTATAAACTAAACAAAGCGTATTTGGATAGGTTTCCCTTGTTTGGTTAAAATCTGTAAGATATATAACTAAGTTACAAACTTTTAAATAGTTAATGAAATATTTAAAAGTTTAAAAAAAGGATACTTTAAAAAGGAGGAATGGGCTTTACGCAAAAAATTGCCGGGACGGTTTTAGGCCGATCGGCAATGAATTTAGTTGGAAAAATAGAATAATTTAGTCTACATACCCAACAACAACAACCTGACTTTTTTCTTTGTCGATATTGTTAGATATAAACTTATCATTTGAAGTTGCCAGTTCAAGAGCTACGGTAACTGTATAATCACCCTGGTTTAAGCCTGCGAGTTTGCCATCAAAATCACTCACTACTCTTGCTACCTCTTTGTCTATTTGAGGGTCAGCAGATTTAAGTACTTTAACCCCGTTTATTTTTCCGTTGCTTAGCTTAAAACCCACCGTTACCTGGCCTGTAATGCGGTTATTGCGTGCTGCAGCCGGGTACCTTACATGCTTAGCTATGTATTTGTAAAGCGGGTCCATCGGATCTGCAGGTGGCGGTGGCGGCGGCAATTTCGCTGATGCTGAAGGTTGTGCAGGGGCTATAGGCTCGCCTACAGGAATAGCTTCCTGAACTTTTACCACCTTGGGCGCCTTTTTTACTTTTTCCGGATTTGGCGGTGGCGGCGGGACCTTAGCATCAATGCCTTTAGTTTTTTTGCCCGGAGCAGGAGGCGCAGGTGGCGGTGGCGGAAGTTTTGGGTAGATCATCATTTTAGGGAAGGTATAGCCATATTTACTTTTCAGCGTAGCCAATTCCTCTGGTGTTGCTTTGCTTTTATAGTATTCTTTCTGTTCTCCGTTTTTTTCGGTAATGATCACCCTGTAATCGGTTTTATTGTTAACCAGATAACCGGTTTCCTCGTATTGATAACCTTTTGAGGTACGATCTTCTTTTTTTATGCGAATTGGATCTGCTTTTATTGTATCAGCAGAACTTGTTTGTGCATTTGCCGATGGGGTAACGATCTGCTGTTTAGGCATCAGATCAATAAATCCGTAGCTTTTACTGAATACTAAGGTCGACGCGCAAAGTAGGCCGGCGCTTATGGGTACGGCCACGAGGTATTTTAGCCTGGCTAATTTCCCCGAACGTTTTTGGTTTAACATGATTATCCTCTTTTTTAATAAGTTATAATTGAAAAATGAATGCGCGAGGGATGAACCGTTTAATCCATAAGCGTTGCTTACTAAAAATGATGAATAGCTTAGGGCGTCGCTTTCCTGTGCAGCTGTTTGCTCATCAGCTATATATTCATGTATAGTTTTCAGGCTTATCTGCAGTAAATAAATCAGCGGATTAAACCAGTTTAGGATCTTGATCAGCTCCAGGAAAACAATATCTGCCGAGTGTTTTTGACGGATATGCACCAGTTCGTGCCTGATTATGATATTGTTTGCTTGTGTTTTTGTGCCGATAAAAAGATAATTGAAGAAGGAGAAAGCTGTATTTGAACCTTCAATGCTTATAAGTTTATACTTATCATGAACCAAAGTTTTGGTGGCTTTTGTAAGTTTGGCCAGCTGGTATAATCTTACTAAAAGTACCGTCGTAAGCACTATTGCACCCAATATATAAGCGTAAAGCAGCAGTTCCTGAAGGCTTGAGGCAGGTTGCGAGGCCAGTTTATGATCAATAGCTTGCTTACCGTTGCGTGGTATAATAAAAGTGGTAGTAGGCGATTCAGTTACTTTTAGCCAGCCAATTTGTACCACCGGTAATACAAACGAAATTACGCAACTCAGTAAAAGGTATACACGGTTTAGGGTGTAGTGTGTTTCCTTGTTCAGAAACAGGCAATATACCGCATAAAATATGCAGAGGTACAAATTTGCCTCCAGGAGGTAATGCAGCCAGTTCATTGTTTTTCGTTTTTAAGTTTATCAATTAATGAAGTTAACTCGTCCAGTTCCTTTACGCTGATCTTCTTTTCGTCAACAATGAATGATACCAGGCTTTGATACGAATTGCTGAAATAGTTAGTCATCATCTTATCAAAAGTGAACTTTTTGTAGTCAGCATCGCTGATTAAAGGGAAGTAAACATGCGAGTTTCCGTAGGCCTTATGGTCAATAAAACCCTTGCCTTCAAGCACCCTTACCACGGTTGATACGGTGTTATAAGCTGGTTTGGGCTCCGGCATTTCCTCAATAATGTCTTTAACAATGGCCTCCTTCAGCTGCCATAGTATTTGCATTACCTGTTCTTCGGCTTTGGTTAGTTCTTTAATATGCATAGCAAACTATTTTTATAGTTAGATAAAGGTAAAACTATTTTTATAGTTTGCAAACTATTTTTGTAGTTTTTATTTAACGAAGGATTTTTCCGCTTGATAATCGGCCGAATATTTATAATTTGCGCGGCTGTAATCTATCATCAGCGCATCTAAACCCAATGTCATTACTCCATAAAGTTGCCTTATCTTTTGTTAAAAATCTCGGCCCGGTGGCGGCCAAGTCTCTCATTGCATACCTTGGTAATGAAGAAGAGGTATTCAGGACATCGCCCGAAAAAATGATCAGGATCCCCGGAATAGGAGAGAAGCGCGCTGTGAAATGGGATTTTGATGACGCCTTAAAACAAGCCGAAAAGGAACTGAAATTTGTTGATGAAAATGGGATAGATGTTATTTTTTACACGGATGCCCGATACCCGAAACGCTTAAAAAACTGTCATGATTCGCCTGTGCTGCTTTACGCGAAAGGGAAAATGGACCTTAATCCGCCTCATATCATCAGTATAGTTGGCACCCGTAACGCTACGGAGTACGGCAAGCAGCTATGCCATCAGTTAATAGAAGAATTACAGCAATATAATGTATTAATAGTAAGCGGACTGGCGCACGGTATCGACGTTGCAGCTCATAAAGAGTGCGTAAAGATAAACCTGCCAACTGTAGGCGTGCTTGGTCACGGGCTCGACAGGCTTTATCCCGCTCAAAACCGGGCCACTGCCGATAAAATGCTTCAAAACGGAGGTTTGCTGTCAGAATATCCATCCGGAACTAATCCCGACAGGGAAAACTTCCCGCAGCGAAACCGCATTGTTGCCGGGATTGCTGACGCGACGGTGGTCATTGAAGCCAGTATAAAAGGAGGGGCACTTATCACTGCCGAAATAGCCAATTCCTATAACCGGGATGTATTTGCTTTTCCGGGCAGGTTGGGCGATGAATTTTCTGAAGGGTGTAACTTTCTGATCCGCAATAACAAAGCAAGCCTGCTAACCTGCACTGCCGACCTGGCTTTTAGCCTGGGCTGGGAAAAAAATGATGTAAGTAAGCCGGTTGAGCAATTTATGCTGCCCTTTGATTTGTCAGACGATGAACGGCTGATCATGGACATATTACGGCAAAATAACGCTCCAATTGCGATAGATGATCTTACCTTAAAGGCCAATATGCCAATGAGCCAACTGGCTATGACACTGCTTACCATGGAAATGCAAGGCTATATCAGCTCATTGCCGGGAAAGACTTATAAGGTGAATTAATCTTAAGTTCTAAGTCTTAAGTCGAAAGCCTTAAGTTGATAGTTCTAAGTGGAAATTCAGACTCCAGACACAGAACTTAAGACTCCAGACTTAAATCTACCCTTTCGGTGAATCGAAATGGATTAGTTTTCCGTCTTCTTCGCTGATGGATTGCCAGGTATCGTTTTCAAAAGCGATGATGGCCACAGCGCAAGTAGGCATTTCCTTTAACTGGCTGGTAAGGTAATATAATATCTGGCTAATACCGGGATTATGGCCCACCACGCCTATAAAATCATACTCATCCGGAAGGCTGTTAATTACTTTAACCCAGGTGTTTTCACTGGCTTCGTAAATTTTTTTGTCTTCACCGGGTGCCGGTAATTTAAAATGGTTGGCAAAGATCTCGGCGGTGGTTTTGGTACGCAGTGCTGGACTGGTTATTATAAATTCGGGAATCTGTAATTGACCTTTTAAAAGTGTAGCCATTAAAACCGCATCCTGCATGCCCGATTGTTTCAAAGGTCTGTCAAAATCAATATAACCGCTTTCATGGGTAGCTTTTGCGTGGCGTATTAATAATAACTTTTTCATGATTTTAAACGGGTTAGCGATGGGTTTATAATATTAAGGTGTTGTAAATATAACGTGAAAGTTTTTCAATAGGTTTCAATAATACTAAATAAAAAAAGGAGAAGCGAAAGCTTCTCCTTTTTAAAAGAGATGGACAAAAAGCCCTTTTTTCCCTTTTTTAATTAAAACGCGTAACCAACCGAAACGCCGAAAACGCGGTTTGTAAGTTTAATGCCATTAACATTGGTAATGTTGGTTAATCCCCAGTCATAGTTGGCATTAATAAGGAAACCGGTTTTAAATTTAAAGCCAACAATAGCGTCTAAACCGGCATCGGTTCTTTTGATCTGATCCTGGCTACTGCCAAATTTAACGTCTTCGGAGCTGCCGTTGTCATCTTTTGCTTTTCCTGAAACACCCATGCCCAGGTAGGGGCCGGCGCCAAAATAAAAGTCGCCAACAACCGCAGGAACGTGATAAACAACGTTTACAGGTACTTGTAAATAGTAAAGTTTTACTTTGCTATTTGAGCTTGCTTCATTGTCGACAGCTACGCTTGACGAACCGCCTTTACCGGTAAAGTTTAGGGCCGGTTGCAATGATAAGTTGCCAAATTTAAAATCGACAAAAGCGCCTACATTGAATGAGGTTAAGCTGCCGGAATTGCCGGAGCCACTAAATCCATCAACTGTTGCATGTAAAGTAGCGAAGTTTACGCCACCTTTAACACCAAAGGTTGGTAATTGAGCAAACGCGGCAAAAGATGCCATTAAAAGGCACAGGCTTAGTAAGGTTTTTTTCATGGTGTAAGGATTTTAAGTTAATTCACAAATTTATACAAATACACTTAGTATAAAATATATCTGGTGTTTTTTGTGGGATATTAACAGTAGTGTGCTTGTAAGTATTACTTAAGCAATGTTTTACAGTGTTGTGTTATCGATTGGAGAAATTTACGATATCTGCCTCAGGCATATCGTTCATACACTTAAAGTGCCCAAGCGGGCATTTCTCGAGACCGAATTTTGAGCAGGGGCGGCAGGATAGATCAACGCCCGCAACCAATACTTCTTTTACTTTATATGGCCAAACACCCAGCAGATCGGGCGTGGTGCCGCCCCAAACAGATGCTATTGGCACGTTAAAAGCCTCGGCAATGTGGGTGAGGCCGGTATCAAAACCTATTACATTCTTAGCTTTCGATACCAGGAATACTGATTCGTCAAGAGAGGTAATACCACAGGCATTATAAACAGAAGTGCCTATGGCAGCGGCAATTTCATCGCCATTAGCCTTAACATCATTGCCGCCTAATAATAAAACCGGTAGTTTAAGCTGTTTGCAAATGCTAATGATCTTGTAATTGGGCATGCGCTTGGTGAAATGTGTTGCGCCAATTACAAAAGCAGCGTATCCGTTTTGATGACTTACAGGGAGTAATTTGGTAATATCATGTTCGGCCTTGATATAGTAGTCGATTGGGTTATCATCATTAACTACGCCTAAAAACTTAACGGCTTTCAAATACCTGTCAACCAAATGATCCTTACTTACCAGGTTTCGCTTTAGCTTTAAGCTCAGCCATTTGAGGATGGGCTGTTTTTTATAGGTTGATGCCTTAATTCCTGTACGCAGTTTAATAATACTGGTTCGGAGGTTGTTATGCAGATCGATTATCTGGTCGTACTTTTCGGCTTTGATCTCGTTGATCGTATCTGTTAAGGAAGGTTTTAATAACAGTAGTTTATCAACGTAAGGATTGTTATCGTAAATATACTTAAAGGCTGGTTTGGTTAAAAAGTGGACCTCGGCATTAGGAACCTGCTTTTTTAGGCAACGTACAACAGGTGTGGTGTAAATTATATCACCCATCGAGCTAAAGCGGATCACCAGTATCTTCATGTTGTTATTTGGGCTCAGGAAATCTGGTTCCTGATTTTTTCGATTATCGAGGTTGACGAATATCCTTCAACAAAGTTAATGGTTTTAACCTCGCCTCCGTTGGCTATCACTTCTTTGGCACCTACAATGTTCTCAACCGCGTAATCCGCGCCTTTTACCAGGATATCGGGCAGGAGCGAACTGATCAGGTTAAGCGGTGTATCTTCTTCAAAAACAACAATGGCATCCACAAAAAATAGGGCTGCCAATAATGCGGCACGGCTATTTTGATCGTTTACCGGGCGGGTTGGGCCTTTGATACGTCTTACCGAGCTATCGGCATTGAGACCAATCACCAGCTTATCGCCAAGTTCGGCCGCTTTGGCCAGGTAGGTGAGGTGCCCTATATGCAACAGGTCAAACACGCCATTAGTAAACACCACTTTTTTACCTTCGGCTTGCCAGTTTTTGATTTGGGATTGCAACGATGGTTGATCAGTTATTTTATCAAGAAGTGTTTTTTCGAAGCCGGTTCTCATTTAGTTTTCCTGTTGAGACGCATCACATGCGTCTTTTTTTTAATGACCAAAGATATAAAGACGCATATGATGCGTCTCTACTTGTTGTTATTCAAAAAGGTTATCTACGGCAGTACACAGGATATGCCCAATAAGGATGTGCATTTCCTGGATGCGTGCAGTGATGTTGGATGGCACGATGACATTCAATTGGCAAAGGCCATTCATTTTACCGCCGTCCCTACCCGAAAGGCCTAAGGTTTTAAGCTCCAGTTTTTTAGCTGATTCAAACGCCGCCAATATCCCCGGACTGTTACCACTGGTCGAAATACCGATGAACAGATCGCCCGGTTTGCCAAATGCTTCTACCTGGCGCGAAAACACATGCTCGTAGCCATAATCATTAGCTATCGATGTAAGTGCCGAAGTATCTACCGTTAAAGCAATACCTGGCAAAGGTTTACGGTCTTTTACAAAACGACCGCTAAGCTCCGCGGCAATA includes:
- a CDS encoding SixA phosphatase family protein, whose translation is MKKLLLIRHAKATHESGYIDFDRPLKQSGMQDAVLMATLLKGQLQIPEFIITSPALRTKTTAEIFANHFKLPAPGEDKKIYEASENTWVKVINSLPDEYDFIGVVGHNPGISQILYYLTSQLKEMPTCAVAIIAFENDTWQSISEEDGKLIHFDSPKG
- the rfaE2 gene encoding D-glycero-beta-D-manno-heptose 1-phosphate adenylyltransferase, coding for MRTGFEKTLLDKITDQPSLQSQIKNWQAEGKKVVFTNGVFDLLHIGHLTYLAKAAELGDKLVIGLNADSSVRRIKGPTRPVNDQNSRAALLAALFFVDAIVVFEEDTPLNLISSLLPDILVKGADYAVENIVGAKEVIANGGEVKTINFVEGYSSTSIIEKIRNQIS
- a CDS encoding BlaI/MecI/CopY family transcriptional regulator, translated to MQILWQLKEAIVKDIIEEMPEPKPAYNTVSTVVRVLEGKGFIDHKAYGNSHVYFPLISDADYKKFTFDKMMTNYFSNSYQSLVSFIVDEKKISVKELDELTSLIDKLKNEKQ
- a CDS encoding M56 family metallopeptidase, which codes for MNWLHYLLEANLYLCIFYAVYCLFLNKETHYTLNRVYLLLSCVISFVLPVVQIGWLKVTESPTTTFIIPRNGKQAIDHKLASQPASSLQELLLYAYILGAIVLTTVLLVRLYQLAKLTKATKTLVHDKYKLISIEGSNTAFSFFNYLFIGTKTQANNIIIRHELVHIRQKHSADIVFLELIKILNWFNPLIYLLQISLKTIHEYIADEQTAAQESDALSYSSFLVSNAYGLNGSSLAHSFFNYNLLKKRIIMLNQKRSGKLARLKYLVAVPISAGLLCASTLVFSKSYGFIDLMPKQQIVTPSANAQTSSADTIKADPIRIKKEDRTSKGYQYEETGYLVNNKTDYRVIITEKNGEQKEYYKSKATPEELATLKSKYGYTFPKMMIYPKLPPPPPAPPAPGKKTKGIDAKVPPPPPNPEKVKKAPKVVKVQEAIPVGEPIAPAQPSASAKLPPPPPPADPMDPLYKYIAKHVRYPAAARNNRITGQVTVGFKLSNGKINGVKVLKSADPQIDKEVARVVSDFDGKLAGLNQGDYTVTVALELATSNDKFISNNIDKEKSQVVVVGYVD
- the gmhA gene encoding D-sedoheptulose 7-phosphate isomerase; the protein is MNKIQILNELKDHQDTLQKVIDTLSGDIETACEMITSTIKSGNKVLLAGNGGSAADAQHIAAELSGRFVKDRKPLPGIALTVDTSALTSIANDYGYEHVFSRQVEAFGKPGDLFIGISTSGNSPGILAAFESAKKLELKTLGLSGRDGGKMNGLCQLNVIVPSNITARIQEMHILIGHILCTAVDNLFE
- a CDS encoding glycosyltransferase family 9 protein, translating into MKILVIRFSSMGDIIYTTPVVRCLKKQVPNAEVHFLTKPAFKYIYDNNPYVDKLLLLKPSLTDTINEIKAEKYDQIIDLHNNLRTSIIKLRTGIKASTYKKQPILKWLSLKLKRNLVSKDHLVDRYLKAVKFLGVVNDDNPIDYYIKAEHDITKLLPVSHQNGYAAFVIGATHFTKRMPNYKIISICKQLKLPVLLLGGNDVKANGDEIAAAIGTSVYNACGITSLDESVFLVSKAKNVIGFDTGLTHIAEAFNVPIASVWGGTTPDLLGVWPYKVKEVLVAGVDLSCRPCSKFGLEKCPLGHFKCMNDMPEADIVNFSNR
- a CDS encoding porin family protein — translated: MKKTLLSLCLLMASFAAFAQLPTFGVKGGVNFATLHATVDGFSGSGNSGSLTSFNVGAFVDFKFGNLSLQPALNFTGKGGSSSVAVDNEASSNSKVKLYYLQVPVNVVYHVPAVVGDFYFGAGPYLGMGVSGKAKDDNGSSEDVKFGSSQDQIKRTDAGLDAIVGFKFKTGFLINANYDWGLTNITNVNGIKLTNRVFGVSVGYAF
- the dprA gene encoding DNA-processing protein DprA; this encodes MSLLHKVALSFVKNLGPVAAKSLIAYLGNEEEVFRTSPEKMIRIPGIGEKRAVKWDFDDALKQAEKELKFVDENGIDVIFYTDARYPKRLKNCHDSPVLLYAKGKMDLNPPHIISIVGTRNATEYGKQLCHQLIEELQQYNVLIVSGLAHGIDVAAHKECVKINLPTVGVLGHGLDRLYPAQNRATADKMLQNGGLLSEYPSGTNPDRENFPQRNRIVAGIADATVVIEASIKGGALITAEIANSYNRDVFAFPGRLGDEFSEGCNFLIRNNKASLLTCTADLAFSLGWEKNDVSKPVEQFMLPFDLSDDERLIMDILRQNNAPIAIDDLTLKANMPMSQLAMTLLTMEMQGYISSLPGKTYKVN